The nucleotide sequence GACCTGGTCGTCGCCATGCTGGCCGACAGGCTCGAACGTGAAGACGCGGTTCCAGGCTTCATCCTCGACGGTTTTCCACGCACGAGACCGCAAGCGGTCGCCCTCGATGCGCTGCTTGGTGAGGACGGTCTCGACCAGGTCGTGTCGCTCGTAGTGCCGGAAGAAGAGATCGTTCGCCGTATCACCGGAAGACGAAGCTGCGCCGAAGGTCACGTGTACCACGTCACCGATCGACCTCCGAAGGTCGAAGGAATCTGCGATGTGGATGGGCTGCCGCTCTTCCAGCGCAGCGATGACACGGAGGAAGTCGTCAGAAACCGGCTCGCCGTCTACCGGCTCAAGACCGCTCCACTGATCGAGTACTACGCGGACATTCTGGTGGAGGTCGACGGTGTCGGAACCGTCGACGACATCCGGAACCGAATCATCGAAGTCCTATGATCACCATCAAGAACGCGAAGGAATTCGACAAGATGCGAGTCGCCGGGGCGGCGGTCGCCGCGGTCCTCTCCAGCGTGGGGGCTGTCGTCGCACCCGGTGTCACGTTGAAGGAACTCGACGAACTGGCCGCGGAGATCATCAGAGCCCGAGGCTGCACGCCGTCGTTCCTCGGCTACCACGGATACCCTGCACACATCTGCACGTCTCCCAACGACGTGATCGTGCACGGTATCCCCTGTTCGTACCGACTCGTCGAAGGCGACATCCTTTCGATCGATGCCGGGGCCATCTACCAGGGATACCACGGCGACGCAGCCGCCACCTTCGCCATCGGCGAGGTGGCAAAGCCCGTACGGCGGCTCATCGACACGACGAGAGCCGCGCTGTGGGCCGGCATCGAACAAGTCAGGGAAGGGGCCCGGGTCGGCGACATCGGGCATGCCGTGGAACAAGAGGCGAAGCGCCAAGGACTTGGCGTGGTACGAGAGTACCTGGGTCATGGGATCGGTCGCCAGATGCACGAGGATCCGCAAATCCCCAACTATGGCACTCGAGGGACGGGCCTCAAGCTGCGCCGCGGCATGTCGATCTGCATCGAGCCCATGTTCAACATGGGCGGCGAGGCCACGAAGGTCGAGTCCGACGGTTGGACGGTGAAGACGGCGGACGGTAGTCTGTCGGCACACTTCGAGCACACCATCGCTCTCACGGATGGCGGAGTCCGGGTGCTGACGCAAGAGCCGGATTTGGTTGAGGGCGCCCATGGCGGCTAGCCTCCTTCTCCGGTCTCTTGGGACCATTTTCTAGGTTTTCTGTGGCAAAACAAGATGATGTAATCAGGGTACAGGGGACCGTCCTCGAGACACTTCCGAACGCTATGTTCCGGGTGGAGATCGAAGGCGGCCTCGAAGTGCTTGCCCATGTTTCGGGCAAGATGCGGATGCGGTACATCCGCATCCTGCCTGGTGACAGGGTTGACCTCGAGTTGTCGGCGTACGATCCGACACGGGGCCGGATCGTGTGGAGATACAGATGAAGGTAAGACCTTCGGTAAAGAAGATGTGTGAGAAATGCCGGATCATCAGGCGACGTGGTCGCGTATGGGTGATCTGCGATAACCCGCGGCACAAGCAGCGGCAGGGGTGAGGAATGGCGCGAATTGCGGGAGTTGACCTCCCCAGAGACAAGCGAGTCGAGATCGGTCTGACGTACATCTTCGGTGTGGGTCGTACACGGGCTCAGCAGATCTGTTTCGCTCTCGACATCGATCCCGACACGAAAGTTCGTGATCTGACCGACGATGAAGTGATCCGCATTCGACGCTTCATCGATCAGGGCTATCGCGTTGAAGGCGACTTGCGTCGAGAGGTCGCTCAGAACATCAAGAGGAAGATCGAGATCGGGACATATCAGGGCATCCGCCATCGCCGGGGTCTCCCGGTGCGCGGCCAGCGGACGCACACGAATGCCCGGACTCGCAAGGGACGGCGTTCGGCGATCGCCGGCAAGAAGAAGGTCAAGAAGTAGGTCTCAGTGGCGAAGCAGCAAACAAAGCGGGTACATCGTCGCGAGCGGAAGAACATCGCTCACGGACAGGCCCACATCACGGCGAGTTTCAACAACACGATCATCAATATCACCGACCTGGACGGCAACACGATCGTGTGGACGTCCGGTGGAACGGTGGGATTCAAGGGTTCCCGCAAGTCGACACCGTACGCAGCGCAGGTCGCCGCGGAAGAGGCGGCCCGACAGGCGGGAGAGCACGGAGTGCGCAAGCTCGATGTGATCGTGTCGGGGAGTGGCGGAGGCCGGGACACGGCGGTCCGCACCCTGCAGAACATGGGCATGGAAGTCACCTTCATCAAAGATGTCACCCCATTCCCGCACAACGGATGCCGGCCGAAGAAGCGGAGGGGCTGATGGCTCGCTACACGGGGCCTACCCACAAACTGTGTCGTCGAGCGCGACAGCCACTCTGCCAGTCGAAGAAGTGTGCGGTCGATCGTCGACCGTATCCTCCCGGCGAGCACGGCCGCGGCCGGATCCGAGAGACCGACTACCAGATCCAGCTTCGTGAGAAGCAGAAGCTACGCGCCATGTACGGGGTGTTGGAGCGCCAGTTCCGACGCTACTACCGCGAAGCCACCCGGCAGAAGGGCATCACCGGCGAGAATCTGCTGCGCATCCTCGAGAGCCGTCTCGACAACGTCGTGTATCGGGCGGGTTTCGCGCAAACCCGGCCGCAGGCACGACAACTGGTCAACCACGGGCACTTCGAGGTGAACGGCAAGAAAGTCGATATTCCCTCTTATCAGGTCCGAGCCGGCGACGTGGTCACGCTTCGTGAACGGAGCCGCAACCTGATCATCGTCGATCACTCCCTCGAGACGGTGAGACATTCGCTGCCCGAGTGGCTCGAGATCGACGCGGACGAGCGCACGATCGTCGTGCAGGACGTCCCGAACCGTGCCCAGATCGACACGCAGATTCGTGAACAGCTCGTCGTCGAGCTCTATTCGAGGTAGGAGACCACCGTGCTGATCGTTCAACGTCCGCATATCGAAGAACAGCCCGTCTCCGAGCTGCGTTCGAAGTTCATCGTCGAACCGCTCGAGCCGGGGTTCGGGTACACACTCGGCAACACGCTGCGACGGACCCTGCTTGCCAGGATTCCCGGTGCCGCCATCACGACCGTGCAGATCGAAGGTATTCAGCACGAGTTCTCGACGATCGAGGGTGTCGTGGAAGACGTCGTCGATATCATCCTGAACCTCAAGCAGGTCGTGCTCCGCATCGAAGCTTCCGACCCGGCCCAGATCATGTATTTGTCGGCGAAGGGAGCCGGCGAAGTCACGGCGGCCGACATCAAGACGCCCGCCGGCGTCGAGGTCGTGAACGCGGACCTGCATATCGCCACGTTGTCAACTTCTGGACGACTCGAGATCGAGCTCACCGCCGAGCGGGGAGTCGGGTATCGCTCTGCAGAGAAGAACAAGGCGGCCGAAGTCATCGGGATCATCCCGATCGATTCGATCTTCTCGCCGGTTCGCAAGGTGACCTACCAGGTCGAGCCGACCCAGGTCGGCCAGATGACGAACTTCGATCGGCTCGTCCTCGATATCGAGACCGACGGTTCGCTCGAGCCCGCCGAAGCCGTGTCGTCCGCAGGGAAGACACTTCGTGAGCTGCTCGGCTTGTTTGCCGAGATCGGTGAGGGTGTCGGCCTCGAACTCGGTGACGTCGCCGTCGCAGAGCCGATGTCGCCCGACCTCGAACTCCCCATCGAGGCGCTCGATCTCTCAGAGCGTCCTCGCAACTGCTTGCGGCGTGCCCAGATCGAGAGCGTCGGTGAGCTCGTCGCCAAGACGGCGGACGATCTGCTGAGCATCACCAACTTCGGCCACAAGAGCCTCGAAGAAGTCGTCGCCAAACTGGACGAGCTGGGTTTGAGTCTCGCCGGCGGCGGCGAAACGGCGGGTGTGTGATGCCTCGGCCTCGAAAAGGCCCGCGTCTGGGCGGAAGCCCGTCGGCCGAGAAGGCGATGCTCGGCAATCTCGCACAGTCTCTGTTCTGGGAGGAGAAGCTCACCACGACCGTCACTCGTGCCAAGGCCGTGCGTCCGCTTGCGGAGCGTCTCATCACGAAGGCCCGCCGTGGCGATCTGCATGCACGTCGCC is from bacterium BMS3Abin02 and encodes:
- the adk gene encoding adenylate kinase — protein: MSYRYLFLGPPGAGKGTQADLIALEIGVPHISTGAMLREQVARDTELGRTVKAMMASGNLVPDDLVVAMLADRLEREDAVPGFILDGFPRTRPQAVALDALLGEDGLDQVVSLVVPEEEIVRRITGRRSCAEGHVYHVTDRPPKVEGICDVDGLPLFQRSDDTEEVVRNRLAVYRLKTAPLIEYYADILVEVDGVGTVDDIRNRIIEVL
- the map gene encoding methionine aminopeptidase 1; translated protein: MITIKNAKEFDKMRVAGAAVAAVLSSVGAVVAPGVTLKELDELAAEIIRARGCTPSFLGYHGYPAHICTSPNDVIVHGIPCSYRLVEGDILSIDAGAIYQGYHGDAAATFAIGEVAKPVRRLIDTTRAALWAGIEQVREGARVGDIGHAVEQEAKRQGLGVVREYLGHGIGRQMHEDPQIPNYGTRGTGLKLRRGMSICIEPMFNMGGEATKVESDGWTVKTADGSLSAHFEHTIALTDGGVRVLTQEPDLVEGAHGG
- the infA gene encoding translation initiation factor IF-1, giving the protein MAKQDDVIRVQGTVLETLPNAMFRVEIEGGLEVLAHVSGKMRMRYIRILPGDRVDLELSAYDPTRGRIVWRYR
- the rpsM gene encoding 30S ribosomal protein S13 yields the protein MARIAGVDLPRDKRVEIGLTYIFGVGRTRAQQICFALDIDPDTKVRDLTDDEVIRIRRFIDQGYRVEGDLRREVAQNIKRKIEIGTYQGIRHRRGLPVRGQRTHTNARTRKGRRSAIAGKKKVKK
- the rpsK gene encoding 30S ribosomal protein S11 — encoded protein: MAKQQTKRVHRRERKNIAHGQAHITASFNNTIINITDLDGNTIVWTSGGTVGFKGSRKSTPYAAQVAAEEAARQAGEHGVRKLDVIVSGSGGGRDTAVRTLQNMGMEVTFIKDVTPFPHNGCRPKKRRG
- the rpsD gene encoding 30S ribosomal protein S4; translation: MARYTGPTHKLCRRARQPLCQSKKCAVDRRPYPPGEHGRGRIRETDYQIQLREKQKLRAMYGVLERQFRRYYREATRQKGITGENLLRILESRLDNVVYRAGFAQTRPQARQLVNHGHFEVNGKKVDIPSYQVRAGDVVTLRERSRNLIIVDHSLETVRHSLPEWLEIDADERTIVVQDVPNRAQIDTQIREQLVVELYSR
- the rpoA gene encoding DNA-directed RNA polymerase subunit alpha — its product is MLIVQRPHIEEQPVSELRSKFIVEPLEPGFGYTLGNTLRRTLLARIPGAAITTVQIEGIQHEFSTIEGVVEDVVDIILNLKQVVLRIEASDPAQIMYLSAKGAGEVTAADIKTPAGVEVVNADLHIATLSTSGRLEIELTAERGVGYRSAEKNKAAEVIGIIPIDSIFSPVRKVTYQVEPTQVGQMTNFDRLVLDIETDGSLEPAEAVSSAGKTLRELLGLFAEIGEGVGLELGDVAVAEPMSPDLELPIEALDLSERPRNCLRRAQIESVGELVAKTADDLLSITNFGHKSLEEVVAKLDELGLSLAGGGETAGV